The following are encoded in a window of uncultured Ilyobacter sp. genomic DNA:
- a CDS encoding MarR family transcriptional regulator produces MKGLNSSHGTILSALYDNEGQMTMNEIAKYIARRKSSVTDMVKKLEKLDYIKRKQDETDARVINVTLTAKGIEFKETFLKISKALQEKVYNGFEESEKEALVKSLIKIRKNFL; encoded by the coding sequence GTGAAGGGACTGAATTCAAGTCATGGAACCATTTTGTCTGCTCTCTATGATAATGAAGGTCAGATGACAATGAATGAGATAGCAAAGTATATAGCTAGACGTAAGTCTAGTGTCACAGATATGGTGAAAAAACTGGAAAAATTAGACTATATAAAAAGAAAGCAGGATGAGACAGATGCTAGGGTGATAAATGTGACACTTACTGCAAAAGGGATTGAATTCAAAGAAACTTTTTTAAAAATATCGAAGGCCCTTCAGGAAAAGGTCTATAATGGATTTGAAGAAAGTGAAAAAGAAGCCCTTGTAAAATCACTGATCAAAATAAGAAAAAACTTTTTATAA
- a CDS encoding nitroreductase family protein — MNKILEVIKNRRSTRSYKEEQVKKDEIMALLEAGAWAPSGHNKQPWHFTVVQNKELIKKMSDRSKYTAKDAENEKMRKMANNPDFNIFHKAPTVIIVSHKNDAITSVEDISAATENILLQAESMGLGTCWSAFIFGIFRGPEKEEFIKDLEIPEGHTPHHAIAVGYPNAKVLNYPERKNDYFNFIK, encoded by the coding sequence GTGAATAAAATACTAGAAGTAATAAAAAACAGAAGAAGCACAAGGTCATACAAAGAGGAACAAGTCAAAAAAGATGAAATTATGGCCTTATTAGAAGCAGGTGCTTGGGCTCCAAGCGGCCATAATAAGCAACCTTGGCACTTCACTGTGGTTCAGAATAAAGAACTCATTAAAAAGATGAGTGACAGATCGAAATATACAGCAAAAGACGCAGAAAACGAAAAAATGCGTAAAATGGCAAATAATCCTGATTTTAATATTTTTCATAAGGCTCCCACCGTAATAATTGTTTCTCATAAGAATGATGCCATTACTTCGGTAGAGGATATATCAGCAGCCACTGAAAACATCTTACTTCAAGCTGAGTCTATGGGGCTTGGTACCTGCTGGAGTGCATTTATATTTGGGATATTCAGAGGTCCTGAAAAAGAAGAATTTATAAAAGATCTGGAAATTCCAGAAGGTCACACTCCGCATCACGCAATAGCAGTTGGTTATCCCAATGCAAAGGTACTTAATTATCCTGAAAGAAAAAACGATTATTTTAATTTTATAAAATAA
- a CDS encoding nitroreductase family protein translates to MELIQAIKDRRSVRKFTDYYVTDAELNEAIEAARLAPSWANTQCSEFLALRDKGKIKELVENCYPKNPASACSLDASLVIVACYNRKKSGFYKEISFNDVGTWGMFDLGLACQNMMLRLHELGLGSVVVGAYDSKKASEILGIEGDIQIAAIIPVGKPAVETKPVPRKELSKLLHIDKIK, encoded by the coding sequence ATGGAATTGATTCAGGCAATAAAAGATAGGAGAAGTGTAAGAAAATTTACAGACTATTATGTAACAGACGCAGAACTAAATGAGGCTATAGAGGCTGCCAGATTGGCACCTTCTTGGGCCAATACTCAGTGTTCTGAATTTTTAGCTTTGAGGGACAAGGGAAAGATCAAAGAGCTTGTGGAAAACTGCTATCCTAAAAATCCGGCATCGGCTTGCTCGCTAGATGCCTCACTTGTAATAGTAGCATGTTACAATAGAAAAAAATCCGGTTTCTATAAAGAGATTTCATTTAATGATGTTGGTACATGGGGAATGTTTGACCTTGGACTAGCATGTCAGAACATGATGCTAAGACTTCACGAACTAGGTTTAGGGAGTGTAGTAGTAGGAGCTTATGATTCTAAAAAAGCATCTGAGATACTCGGTATAGAGGGAGATATCCAGATAGCGGCTATTATACCTGTAGGGAAACCGGCAGTTGAGACAAAACCTGTTCCAAGAAAAGAACTTTCGAAACTTTTACATATAGATAAGATAAAATAA
- a CDS encoding YbaB/EbfC family nucleoid-associated protein yields MVRKLKTKGNNGQMDIMRQAQAMQQQMLVVQEGLKEKELETSVGGGAVTVKVNGQKEVLEIKLSDEVLKEAVEDNDKEMLEDLLVSAVKEAMRQAEELAEKEMAKVTGGINIPGLV; encoded by the coding sequence GTGGTTAGAAAATTAAAGACTAAAGGAAACAATGGTCAGATGGATATAATGAGACAGGCACAGGCAATGCAGCAGCAGATGCTTGTAGTACAAGAGGGGTTAAAGGAAAAAGAGCTTGAGACTTCTGTAGGTGGAGGGGCAGTTACTGTAAAAGTAAATGGTCAGAAAGAGGTCCTTGAGATAAAACTTTCAGACGAAGTGCTGAAAGAGGCAGTAGAGGATAATGACAAAGAGATGCTAGAAGATCTTCTTGTTTCAGCAGTAAAAGAAGCGATGAGACAGGCTGAGGAGCTTGCTGAAAAAGAGATGGCTAAAGTAACTGGCGGAATAAACATTCCAGGCCTTGTCTAA
- a CDS encoding lysophospholipid acyltransferase family protein, translating to MDKKKRKYRIYGNMLYFILKFILKTLKLEVKRSEKIDLNSNYVYGFWHNKLIITSVCLDYYEKKAGLASPSNDGELIAVTLEKFGFQVIRGSSDKEAVRSLIKLAKLVKEGYSAGTPVDGPKGPIYKVKPGMLFLAQKSGKKMIPVGGAFSSCWTFEKAWDKFQFPKPFSKMVCIEGDPIEIPKGANLEEYAFILEKELNRLDREAAEHLKKVI from the coding sequence ATGGATAAAAAAAAGAGAAAGTATAGAATATACGGAAATATGCTGTATTTTATATTGAAATTCATATTGAAAACCTTGAAGTTAGAGGTGAAAAGAAGCGAAAAAATAGACCTTAACAGCAACTATGTCTATGGTTTCTGGCATAATAAACTGATAATTACCTCTGTCTGCCTAGATTACTATGAAAAAAAGGCAGGACTGGCAAGCCCATCCAATGACGGTGAACTTATAGCGGTTACTCTTGAAAAATTTGGATTTCAGGTAATAAGAGGATCATCAGATAAAGAAGCAGTGAGGAGTCTTATCAAGCTGGCCAAACTTGTAAAAGAGGGATATAGTGCAGGAACTCCTGTAGATGGTCCAAAAGGACCTATATATAAGGTGAAACCAGGAATGCTTTTCCTGGCACAAAAATCCGGAAAGAAAATGATACCGGTGGGGGGAGCTTTTTCTAGCTGCTGGACCTTTGAGAAAGCCTGGGACAAGTTTCAGTTTCCAAAACCTTTTTCTAAGATGGTATGTATAGAGGGGGATCCAATAGAGATACCTAAAGGTGCCAATCTTGAAGAATATGCTTTTATCCTTGAAAAAGAGCTGAACAGATTAGACAGAGAGGCTGCCGAGCACCTGAAAAAAGTAATATAA
- the msrA gene encoding peptide-methionine (S)-S-oxide reductase MsrA produces MKTITFAGGCFWGIEAYFKRLKGVVHTTVGYSNGTKESPDYKEVCSGKTGHAEVCKVKYDESILPLDKILDHFFRIIDPTVLNRQGNDIGTQYRTGVYYSSEDDLPEIREFVKSIAKKYSSEIVTEIEPLHNFFPAEDYHQEYLEKNPSGYCHINFSLLKDEEKQDPI; encoded by the coding sequence ATGAAAACAATTACATTTGCAGGTGGCTGTTTCTGGGGTATAGAGGCATACTTTAAAAGGTTAAAAGGGGTGGTTCATACAACTGTGGGCTATTCCAACGGAACAAAAGAAAGTCCTGACTACAAGGAGGTCTGCTCAGGAAAGACTGGGCATGCAGAGGTATGCAAGGTAAAGTATGACGAATCCATCCTGCCTCTTGATAAAATCTTAGATCATTTTTTCAGAATCATCGATCCCACTGTTTTAAACAGACAGGGAAATGATATAGGTACTCAGTACAGGACTGGGGTCTATTACTCCTCAGAAGACGATCTTCCTGAAATTAGAGAATTTGTAAAATCTATAGCCAAGAAATATAGTTCAGAAATCGTGACAGAAATAGAACCCCTACACAATTTCTTCCCTGCAGAGGACTATCATCAGGAGTACCTTGAAAAAAACCCCTCAGGCTACTGTCACATAAATTTTTCCCTCTTAAAAGATGAGGAAAAACAAGATCCCATATAA
- a CDS encoding 4Fe-4S binding protein, with protein MKFKAVFPLLLIFSLVVGNFFCGWVCPYGALQEFFGAIGDRIFTKKYKMPQNIQKYLMFSRYIVMALLVAGIGVNIFETLNGNKTFTSTVSNFSGIIISASLIIMAGFLIVSTVFERPFCNYLCIDGTKFGIASLTRFFSVKRNKKSCVNCKKCNRVCPMNIAVSDKDSIRNPQCINCFECISSCPVKDTLSYGKIGIFLKKIGN; from the coding sequence ATGAAATTTAAGGCCGTATTTCCACTACTGCTTATTTTTTCATTGGTAGTGGGTAACTTTTTCTGCGGATGGGTATGTCCATACGGAGCCCTTCAGGAATTTTTTGGTGCCATAGGGGACAGGATTTTTACAAAAAAATATAAGATGCCACAAAATATTCAAAAATATTTGATGTTTTCAAGATATATCGTTATGGCCCTCTTAGTTGCAGGTATAGGGGTAAATATCTTTGAAACTTTAAACGGCAATAAAACATTCACATCTACAGTAAGTAATTTTTCAGGTATTATCATCTCAGCATCATTAATTATAATGGCTGGTTTTCTAATAGTTTCAACTGTATTTGAAAGGCCATTCTGCAACTATCTTTGCATAGACGGAACCAAGTTCGGGATTGCAAGCTTGACTAGATTTTTCTCAGTGAAGAGAAATAAAAAAAGTTGTGTAAACTGTAAAAAATGCAACAGAGTATGTCCTATGAATATTGCTGTGTCAGATAAGGATAGCATCAGAAATCCCCAGTGTATTAACTGTTTTGAGTGTATAAGCAGCTGTCCGGTAAAAGATACACTGTCATATGGGAAGATCGGAATATTCCTTAAGAAAATCGGCAACTAA
- a CDS encoding helix-turn-helix domain-containing protein, protein MPEDRSNKVSCNNYRCEIELTLEVIGGKWKALILWELGNHGVIRFNEFQRYITEISQKMLTQQLRYLEKNKLITRKIYPVVPPMVEYSLTELGKKLIPILKEMDVWGKDYIFERDK, encoded by the coding sequence ATGCCAGAAGACAGATCAAATAAGGTTAGCTGCAATAATTATAGATGCGAAATAGAGCTCACTCTTGAGGTAATAGGAGGTAAATGGAAAGCCTTAATCCTTTGGGAACTTGGAAATCACGGGGTTATAAGATTTAATGAGTTTCAAAGGTATATAACAGAAATAAGTCAGAAGATGCTTACCCAGCAGCTTAGATATTTGGAAAAAAATAAATTAATCACTAGAAAAATTTATCCTGTTGTGCCTCCAATGGTTGAGTATTCTTTAACTGAATTAGGAAAAAAGCTCATCCCTATTTTAAAAGAAATGGATGTCTGGGGAAAAGATTATATATTTGAAAGAGATAAATAG
- a CDS encoding FAD-dependent oxidoreductase, with protein MKKFILCGKINNPGTYNIDENRSLIDIFTKLAGGLWNNGRLSMVQIGGPFGEIVLLKDIENPLSDYTKNIDADTILFLNDLTCPVDYARFCVRYLIKELRTTNETIEEIEEIIEKISNGTSKRILELDILKELLEEKTVIPAERKMKKTVLFLLNNFREIFEEHITEKKCHPGVCHRLASAQCVNACPAEVNIPGYVAYMAEDDMDTAYAVMRQANPLSYVCGMICARPCEERCRRGELEQSIGVRALKYFASTLALEDNKIKEDKLESNGKKIAIIGSGPAGLSASYFLSRSGYNVTIYEAEKTAGGVPAIMIPEYRINNEAINREIKLIENLGVKIKTGVKVGEDIKLGEIRKANDVTILATGLMTGVKVGPDKEYIVSAVDILKEIKLQGKRNFPKKVTVIGGGDVAMDAARSIMRCGSDVTVVSLEECDGMPASHEEKHGAAEEGINFLNGYTINEYLEEKDSLKKIELKKCISTMDSQYRFSPKFDEEKTIKIDSELVVMAIGQRADYSYLDCDIEIGSDRWISFDKNTYKTTAEDVYVAGDMGGYSKIAISAIAEAKKVAISIDKALGGQGIYVGDEIKIPEKQLDLTTWNIPKQEEKETKSTYRCKNFENIKVVYTREEALREATRCMRCDRNSKQ; from the coding sequence ATGAAGAAATTCATTTTATGCGGCAAAATAAATAATCCAGGAACATATAATATAGATGAAAATCGATCATTGATAGATATTTTTACTAAATTGGCAGGAGGCCTCTGGAACAACGGAAGACTGTCAATGGTTCAAATAGGTGGACCTTTCGGTGAAATTGTACTTTTAAAAGATATTGAAAATCCTCTAAGTGACTATACTAAAAACATCGATGCAGATACTATCCTGTTTTTAAATGACCTTACCTGTCCTGTAGATTATGCCAGATTTTGTGTGAGATATCTTATTAAAGAGCTTAGAACTACAAATGAAACTATAGAAGAGATAGAGGAAATCATTGAGAAAATAAGCAACGGAACAAGCAAAAGAATTTTAGAACTAGACATATTAAAAGAACTTTTAGAAGAGAAAACTGTCATTCCTGCTGAAAGAAAAATGAAAAAAACAGTACTGTTTTTATTAAATAACTTTAGAGAAATTTTTGAAGAACATATTACAGAGAAAAAATGCCACCCTGGAGTATGCCATAGATTAGCTTCTGCTCAGTGTGTCAATGCATGTCCTGCTGAGGTAAATATCCCCGGTTATGTAGCATACATGGCTGAAGATGATATGGACACAGCTTATGCAGTAATGAGACAGGCCAATCCCTTATCTTATGTCTGTGGAATGATTTGTGCAAGACCTTGTGAAGAGAGATGTCGTAGAGGAGAGCTCGAGCAATCTATAGGTGTAAGAGCACTTAAATACTTCGCTTCAACTTTGGCTCTTGAAGATAACAAGATCAAAGAAGATAAACTGGAAAGTAACGGGAAGAAGATAGCTATTATCGGAAGCGGACCAGCAGGACTAAGTGCCTCTTATTTCCTTAGTCGTAGCGGTTATAATGTAACTATATACGAAGCTGAAAAAACGGCAGGTGGAGTTCCCGCAATAATGATTCCAGAGTACAGAATAAATAATGAAGCAATAAACAGAGAAATAAAACTTATTGAAAATCTTGGTGTAAAGATTAAAACAGGAGTAAAAGTAGGAGAAGATATAAAACTTGGTGAAATCAGAAAAGCCAATGATGTAACTATTCTTGCAACAGGTTTGATGACAGGTGTAAAAGTGGGCCCTGATAAAGAATATATCGTAAGTGCAGTGGATATTCTAAAAGAGATAAAGCTTCAAGGAAAGAGAAATTTCCCTAAAAAAGTAACAGTTATCGGTGGTGGAGATGTTGCCATGGATGCTGCCAGAAGCATTATGAGATGCGGATCTGATGTGACAGTTGTTTCACTTGAAGAGTGTGATGGTATGCCTGCCTCTCATGAAGAGAAACATGGAGCAGCCGAAGAGGGGATTAATTTTTTAAATGGTTATACCATAAACGAGTATCTTGAAGAAAAAGATTCTTTAAAGAAAATTGAACTCAAGAAATGCATATCCACAATGGATAGTCAGTACAGGTTCAGCCCGAAGTTTGATGAAGAAAAAACTATTAAAATTGATTCTGAGTTAGTGGTAATGGCAATAGGTCAAAGAGCAGACTACAGCTATCTAGATTGTGATATAGAGATCGGTTCTGACAGATGGATATCATTTGATAAAAACACTTACAAAACAACAGCAGAAGACGTCTATGTAGCCGGAGATATGGGGGGATACTCTAAAATTGCCATCAGTGCCATAGCAGAAGCTAAAAAAGTAGCAATTAGTATTGATAAGGCTTTGGGTGGCCAGGGAATTTATGTAGGAGATGAGATTAAAATTCCTGAAAAACAGCTTGATCTGACTACATGGAATATTCCCAAACAGGAAGAAAAAGAAACAAAATCAACATACAGATGTAAAAACTTTGAAAATATAAAAGTAGTTTATACAAGAGAAGAAGCTTTAAGAGAAGCTACAAGATGTATGAGATGCGACAGAAACAGTAAGCAATAA
- a CDS encoding iron-containing alcohol dehydrogenase yields MQRFTIPRDLYFGEDSLSHLKNINGTKALIVIGSKRLINDGTVPSAVEYLKEAGIESELFVGIENDPSVATVMKGVEAMNKFKPDTIIGIGGGSPIDAAKAMWIFYEHPTFTFEEAAKPFNLPELRNKAKFIAVPTTSGTATEVTSFAVITDNETNIKYPIADYNITPDVAIVDTNLVQTMPKVLVANTGMDALTHALEAYVSKARNPFTDALAMKSIEMISETLINSYNGEDSARKDMHIAQNLAGMAFSNAILGIVHSMAHKTGKVLNIDHGLANAIYLSYAVEFNAKDEIGKAQYAHAAKTIGLAGNNETELVESLVNLIKELREQMDMPHSLKEFGVEEEFFLANLDEIARTSVGDPCTGTNPRDISVEEMKNLFKAVYYGEKVTF; encoded by the coding sequence ATGCAAAGATTTACAATACCAAGAGATTTATATTTCGGAGAGGACTCGCTATCTCATTTAAAAAATATCAATGGAACTAAGGCTCTTATCGTTATCGGTTCAAAGAGATTAATAAACGATGGAACAGTACCTAGTGCTGTTGAATATTTAAAAGAAGCTGGAATAGAAAGTGAACTATTCGTAGGAATAGAAAATGACCCTTCAGTAGCTACTGTTATGAAAGGTGTAGAAGCTATGAATAAATTTAAGCCCGATACAATAATAGGAATAGGTGGAGGATCACCGATAGATGCGGCCAAAGCTATGTGGATCTTCTATGAGCACCCAACATTCACATTTGAAGAAGCTGCAAAACCATTTAACTTACCAGAATTAAGAAACAAGGCTAAATTTATAGCAGTTCCGACAACAAGTGGTACCGCTACAGAAGTTACATCATTTGCTGTAATCACAGACAATGAAACTAATATCAAATATCCAATCGCAGACTACAACATCACTCCAGATGTAGCTATTGTAGATACAAACTTAGTACAAACAATGCCTAAGGTATTAGTTGCAAACACAGGAATGGATGCATTAACTCATGCACTAGAAGCATATGTTTCAAAGGCAAGAAATCCATTTACAGATGCACTAGCTATGAAATCTATCGAGATGATCTCAGAGACTTTAATCAACTCTTATAACGGTGAAGACTCTGCGAGAAAAGATATGCATATCGCACAAAACTTAGCAGGAATGGCATTCTCAAATGCAATCCTTGGAATAGTTCATTCAATGGCTCATAAGACAGGAAAAGTTTTAAATATTGATCATGGATTAGCCAATGCAATCTACCTTTCATATGCTGTCGAATTCAATGCAAAAGATGAAATCGGAAAAGCACAATATGCTCATGCCGCTAAAACAATAGGTTTAGCCGGAAATAACGAAACTGAATTAGTTGAATCATTAGTAAACTTAATTAAAGAATTAAGAGAACAAATGGATATGCCTCATTCATTAAAAGAATTTGGAGTAGAAGAGGAGTTCTTCTTGGCTAACTTAGATGAGATCGCAAGAACATCTGTAGGAGACCCATGTACAGGAACAAATCCAAGAGATATATCTGTAGAAGAGATGAAAAACTTATTTAAAGCTGTTTATTACGGTGAAAAAGTGACATTTTAA